Proteins from a single region of Cydia amplana chromosome 17, ilCydAmpl1.1, whole genome shotgun sequence:
- the LOC134655730 gene encoding probable maleylacetoacetate isomerase 2 — protein MAKPVLYSYWRSSCSWRVRIALNLKEIPYDIKAVSLIKGGGEQHCNEYREVNPMEQVPSLCIDGHTLVESLSIMHYLEETRPQRPLMPQDCFKRAKVREICEVISSGIQPLQNLIVLIYVGEEKKKEWAGHWITRGFRAVEKLLSASAGKYCVGDEITLADCCLVPQVFNARRFHVDLRPFPIILRIDRELENHPAFRAAHPSSQPDCPPEVAK, from the exons ATGGCTAAG CCAGTACTATATTCGTACTGGCGAAGCTCATGCTCCTGGCGGGTCCGAATCGCACTGAACTTAAAAGAGATTCCTTACGACATCAAGGCTGTGAGCCTGATCAAGGGAGGTGGAGAGCAACATTGCAATGAATACCGGGAAGTGAATCCAATGGAGCAGGTGCCATCACTTTGTATAG ATGGCCATACTTTGGTGGAGTCTCTAAGTATAATGCACTACTTGGAGGAGACAAGACCGCAGAGACCACTCATGCCACAAGACTGTTTCAAAAGGGCCAAAGTCAGAGAAATTTGTGAA GTGATATCTTCAGGCATCCAGCCTCTCCAAAACCTGATAGTCCTGATATATGTGGGTGAAGAAAAGAAGAAGGAATGGGCAGGGCACTGGATCACCCGGGGCTTCCGTGCTGTCGAGAAGCTGTTGTCAGCTTCTGCGGGAAAGTACTGTGTTGGAGATGAGATCACCCTGGCAGACTGCTGTCTTGTGCCACAAGTTTTTAATGCTAGAAG ATTCCACGTGGACCTGCGCCCGTTCCCGATAATCCTGCGCATCGACCGCGAGCTGGAGAACCACCCCGCCTTCCGCGCCGCGCACCCCTCCTCGCAGCCCGACTGCCCGCCAGAGGTCGCCAAGTAA